A window of the Lactobacillus gasseri ATCC 33323 = JCM 1131 genome harbors these coding sequences:
- a CDS encoding Y-family DNA polymerase, with amino-acid sequence MYDYRYEPHRLIFMIDNKSFFASCEALRLGLNPMETCLAVVSRQPDSCWGSGLIMAASPLAKKKYGLHNVMRVRQLPPKWKAPDLKLVEPHMNLYIKRSVQVLDIFRKYAANEDIHMYSIDEGMIDMTDSWKLFGNGPYYVARKIQKDIHDALGLYTTCGIGENPLLAKLAMDNSAKHKKSMLAFWHYLDVPDTIWKIEKLEDVWGINTRTANRLRKIGINNMYDLAHSSPYLLKKEFGIIGEQLLAESWGVDRSIIRQKYHPKSKSYGNSQVLTRDYFNQREIELVIREIGEQVAARIRAHNLRAGKVSLYIGFSLFQLTETTKRGGFGVQRKITPTNVNHDLVKELIALFRENWHRESVRTISVSYTDLSPDGTQQLNMLEDFDLQIKRYKLDHIVDKIRKEHGFTSLVKASSLLKGATAIERSNLVGGHNGGNAYE; translated from the coding sequence ATGTATGACTATCGCTACGAACCGCATCGCTTAATTTTTATGATTGATAATAAGAGTTTTTTTGCCTCCTGTGAGGCGCTTCGTTTAGGTCTTAATCCGATGGAAACCTGTTTAGCCGTTGTGTCTAGACAACCTGACAGTTGCTGGGGATCCGGCTTAATTATGGCAGCCTCTCCTTTAGCTAAGAAAAAATATGGCTTGCATAATGTTATGCGCGTCCGCCAATTACCGCCTAAATGGAAAGCCCCTGATTTAAAGCTAGTTGAACCCCACATGAATCTTTATATTAAGCGCAGCGTTCAAGTCTTAGATATTTTCAGAAAATATGCGGCTAACGAAGATATTCACATGTATTCCATCGATGAAGGAATGATCGACATGACTGATTCTTGGAAACTCTTTGGCAATGGTCCCTATTATGTTGCACGCAAAATTCAAAAAGATATTCATGATGCTTTGGGACTTTATACTACTTGCGGAATCGGTGAAAATCCTCTTTTGGCTAAACTAGCAATGGATAATTCTGCTAAACACAAAAAATCGATGCTTGCTTTTTGGCATTATCTTGACGTCCCCGATACTATTTGGAAAATAGAAAAATTAGAAGATGTTTGGGGAATAAATACTCGCACTGCTAATCGGTTAAGAAAAATCGGAATTAACAATATGTATGACTTAGCTCACTCTAGTCCTTATCTTCTAAAAAAAGAATTTGGAATTATTGGTGAACAATTATTGGCAGAAAGTTGGGGCGTCGACCGTAGTATCATCAGACAAAAATATCATCCCAAAAGTAAAAGCTATGGTAACTCTCAAGTTTTAACGCGGGATTATTTCAATCAACGTGAAATAGAACTGGTCATTAGAGAAATTGGTGAGCAAGTCGCGGCCCGTATTCGCGCCCATAATTTACGAGCGGGCAAAGTTAGTCTGTATATTGGCTTTTCCCTTTTTCAATTGACGGAAACTACTAAACGCGGTGGTTTTGGCGTTCAACGTAAAATTACTCCAACTAATGTAAACCATGACTTAGTAAAAGAACTGATTGCTTTATTTCGCGAAAACTGGCATAGAGAAAGCGTTCGTACGATTAGTGTCAGCTACACCGACTTATCACCTGATGGTACACAACAATTAAATATGCTTGAAGACTTTGATCTGCAAATTAAAAGATATAAATTAGACCACATTGTTGACAAAATACGAAAAGAGCATGGTTTCACTTCGCTAGTCAAAGCTTCTAGCCTACTCAAAGGTGCGACTGCTATTGAACGCAGTAATTTAGTTGGTGGACATAACGGAGGTAACGCTTATGAATAA
- a CDS encoding YlbF family regulator, with protein sequence MVNIYDNANQMAKDLQETEQFKDLKKSLENLKNKPESLDLYQRMDKLQQQILAAQNSGQPLSDDVKKEYQKINEEVRNNDELKDMITKEQALFQMINDVQQAMTKPIGDLYDDLKAK encoded by the coding sequence ATGGTTAATATTTATGATAATGCCAACCAAATGGCAAAGGACTTACAAGAAACTGAACAATTTAAGGATTTAAAGAAATCTCTTGAAAACTTAAAGAACAAGCCAGAAAGTTTAGACTTGTACCAAAGAATGGATAAGCTTCAACAACAAATCTTGGCTGCTCAAAATTCAGGTCAACCACTTTCTGACGATGTTAAGAAAGAATACCAAAAGATTAACGAAGAAGTTCGTAATAACGACGAATTAAAGGACATGATCACTAAGGAACAAGCTCTCTTCCAAATGATTAATGATGTTCAACAAGCTATGACTAAGCCGATTGGCGATTTATATGATGATTTAAAGGCAAAATAA
- a CDS encoding aminoglycoside 3'-phosphotransferase, with amino-acid sequence MKKTLIDKIPNKVPQELKHLIAGADIYDSSSSPEARVYFIDRDGGYYLKCAKTGTLEKEAKMTQYFHSKNLGAEVLNYSSNDHDWLLTKAVVGKDCVDNEYLANPKRLYDTIATELRKLHEIDYSDCPVMNRTTEYLAKAENNYRTGNYDKSSFPDSFGYRSAEQAHEVLSAGKDALQSKVLLHGDYCLPNIILDNWKFSGFIDLDCAGVGDRHIDLFWGVWTLWFNLKTNQYRDRFLDAYGRDKVDEELIKVVAAAEVFG; translated from the coding sequence ATGAAAAAGACGCTGATTGATAAAATTCCAAATAAAGTACCGCAAGAATTGAAGCATTTGATTGCTGGTGCAGATATTTATGACAGTTCGTCATCTCCTGAGGCTCGTGTATATTTTATTGATAGGGATGGCGGTTATTATTTAAAATGCGCCAAAACTGGTACACTTGAAAAAGAAGCTAAAATGACGCAATACTTTCATTCCAAAAATTTAGGCGCTGAAGTGTTGAATTATAGTTCAAACGATCATGATTGGCTGTTAACAAAAGCGGTTGTAGGTAAAGATTGTGTCGATAACGAATATTTAGCTAATCCGAAACGTTTATACGATACAATTGCTACCGAATTAAGAAAATTGCATGAAATAGACTATAGTGACTGCCCAGTGATGAATCGAACGACCGAATATTTGGCAAAAGCTGAAAATAATTATCGGACAGGAAATTATGATAAATCGAGTTTTCCAGACAGTTTTGGCTATCGGTCAGCTGAACAAGCTCATGAAGTTTTATCAGCAGGTAAAGATGCCTTGCAAAGCAAAGTTTTACTGCATGGAGATTACTGTTTACCAAATATTATTTTGGATAACTGGAAATTTTCAGGATTTATTGATCTTGATTGCGCAGGTGTTGGCGATCGCCATATTGATCTGTTTTGGGGAGTTTGGACACTATGGTTTAATTTGAAGACTAATCAATATCGCGATCGTTTTTTAGACGCTTATGGTAGAGATAAGGTAGATGAAGAATTGATCAAAGTTGTTGCTGCTGCCGAAGTTTTTGGATAA
- a CDS encoding RluA family pseudouridine synthase, whose amino-acid sequence MTTYHYFLTYPANLGPISVNELMRKLLIPRKWRHFLRTEKQILINDHYLPLNFLVKAGDKIDIYLDHVESDQQTYPASGKLPKVVYEDSDILVIDKPTGQKTHPNLDEKDTALNDCATYLGYSPFIVHRLDMLTNGLLLVAKNPAVVPILNRQLTNKTLHREYLAWVSKSNQLKQSGTISLSIGHDPDDQRKRMVRLDGQKAITHYEVIKECENKELVKLTLETGRTHQIRVHLAALGAPIIGDPLYNPNYQNGEKLQLTAYQLTFMGPFKFESKTVKLIEK is encoded by the coding sequence ATGACCACATACCATTATTTTCTTACATATCCTGCAAATTTAGGACCAATAAGTGTTAACGAATTAATGCGCAAATTATTAATTCCAAGAAAATGGCGTCATTTTTTGCGTACTGAAAAACAGATTTTAATTAATGATCATTACTTACCACTTAATTTTTTAGTAAAAGCTGGTGACAAGATTGATATTTATCTAGATCATGTCGAAAGTGACCAACAAACTTATCCTGCTAGTGGAAAATTACCTAAAGTCGTATATGAAGATTCAGATATTCTAGTAATTGATAAACCTACTGGGCAAAAAACGCACCCAAATTTAGATGAAAAAGATACTGCGTTAAATGATTGTGCTACTTACCTAGGCTACAGTCCCTTTATTGTTCACCGCCTTGATATGCTTACAAATGGTTTATTATTAGTGGCTAAAAATCCGGCTGTTGTTCCAATCTTAAATCGGCAATTAACTAATAAAACCTTGCACCGCGAATACTTAGCATGGGTTTCTAAATCAAACCAGTTAAAGCAAAGCGGAACAATTTCTTTATCCATTGGGCACGATCCTGACGATCAAAGAAAAAGAATGGTACGCCTCGATGGTCAAAAGGCGATTACTCATTATGAAGTAATTAAAGAATGTGAAAATAAGGAACTGGTAAAACTTACTCTAGAAACTGGGCGCACACATCAGATTAGAGTTCACTTAGCAGCGCTCGGTGCTCCAATTATTGGGGATCCACTATATAATCCAAATTATCAAAATGGGGAAAAATTACAGCTAACTGCTTATCAACTCACATTTATGGGGCCTTTTAAGTTCGAAAGTAAGACTGTTAAATTGATAGAAAAATAA
- a CDS encoding NUDIX domain-containing protein, with protein sequence MPELNLELQDTQWPKTYIDHDRQIVRAIVVDDQQKYYFVRVQRDDDFGKGIFIETSGGGVEAGEDLTTALKRELKEELGVNVDILCKIGTVSDYYSLIHRHNINNYFLCKIVSFGEKHLTQAEIEDFHLSTLKLTYEEAVDAYKKQTSTKLGQLITNRELPILKQAEELISNYM encoded by the coding sequence ATGCCAGAACTAAACCTCGAATTACAAGACACACAATGGCCGAAAACCTATATCGATCATGATCGACAAATTGTTCGTGCGATTGTAGTTGACGATCAACAAAAGTATTACTTTGTAAGAGTACAGAGAGATGATGATTTCGGTAAGGGTATCTTCATTGAAACATCTGGTGGCGGAGTTGAAGCAGGCGAAGACCTAACTACAGCACTTAAAAGAGAGCTAAAAGAAGAATTGGGCGTAAATGTCGATATTCTTTGTAAGATTGGCACAGTAAGCGACTATTATAGCTTAATTCATCGGCACAACATTAATAATTACTTTTTATGTAAAATAGTTTCTTTTGGTGAAAAACATCTAACGCAAGCAGAAATTGAAGATTTTCATTTATCAACGTTAAAGTTAACTTATGAAGAAGCGGTTGATGCGTATAAAAAACAAACTAGTACTAAGTTGGGACAGCTGATTACCAACCGAGAATTACCGATTCTCAAACAAGCAGAAGAACTAATAAGCAATTATATGTAA
- a CDS encoding AAA family ATPase translates to MKLTQIKIIHFGKLNDVTFNLNKDLTIFLGANEAGKSTTVAFVKQVLFGFHLRTNKSPFFENYQPLDHVSPMGGSLTFEDKNDVFVLSRLYAKGDPKKGVLTVSLNDEVVPESVFFDRIQNIDGSFYTDSFIFNQDMMREVTGLSQAELMEQIYFLGASQSHKLLDLRDEFSNNAQKLFKKSGRKPVINQLINQIQEQKEVLAQTDSEFKDYREFEEKLTAEKENLKQVQTELVKLNEQEQKISLLMQKLTNFKQYQELKRKLKPLSFSKENYERAQAIRSKLADLTNDVDNLNIQLQEIEASSELADKDKIQALVDHKAEVLHWESESKDLQRQIETTKKDLQSYDQFQPEAVKLSKLSSEARGQIKSDYQALRGQKQEANNLPGIVSLILLVAGIFSAVAISNLFVRFLGVMIALGGLGLFVWTRQKNAKDGQQEQEFIEKYGLDPNTVDLNSLWNEVVQIESKKQLLIQLDQEQKSLNEKVQAFVQNLSPLTQKKIQTFSDIVSQLNSLQKLLDQSNLAKQHLNDLIIQVQDKKNQLAKNKIELSKLFAANKVANFAEFTDLKKEAEEQEQLKMKIEALKNDLQADLAQLEKIAQDPAALKENKAQLEEQIAYKQDQINNLHAENAKLENQMNVLANSDKYFAEKQKLADLESSLNENVKEYLANLLTSNWIARGLDLASNERFPKMLEDAKKYFKLLTGGRYVDIELDKKLKVKRADGKKFEVEYLSRGTSEQLYFALKLAFVEQVADKIALPILIDDAFVNFDAQRTNYIVELLKELAKKTQVLIFTARQDLVTNLAMKPIRIEKE, encoded by the coding sequence ATGAAACTAACCCAAATTAAAATTATTCACTTTGGAAAATTAAATGATGTAACTTTTAATTTGAACAAAGATTTAACAATCTTTTTAGGTGCAAATGAAGCAGGAAAAAGTACAACAGTTGCTTTTGTTAAGCAGGTTTTATTTGGCTTTCACTTGAGAACTAATAAATCACCTTTCTTTGAGAATTATCAACCTCTAGATCATGTGAGTCCGATGGGCGGTAGTTTGACCTTTGAAGATAAAAATGATGTTTTTGTTTTAAGTCGCCTATATGCTAAAGGAGATCCTAAAAAGGGCGTCTTGACTGTCAGCTTAAATGATGAAGTAGTACCAGAAAGTGTATTTTTTGATCGAATTCAAAACATTGACGGCAGTTTCTACACCGATAGTTTTATTTTCAATCAAGATATGATGCGTGAGGTAACTGGTCTATCTCAAGCAGAGTTGATGGAACAGATTTATTTTTTAGGAGCTTCGCAAAGTCATAAGTTGCTTGATTTAAGGGATGAATTTTCAAATAATGCACAGAAGCTCTTTAAAAAGAGTGGCCGTAAACCTGTAATTAACCAGTTAATCAATCAAATTCAAGAGCAAAAGGAAGTTTTGGCTCAAACAGATAGTGAATTTAAGGATTATCGTGAATTTGAAGAAAAATTAACTGCAGAAAAAGAAAATTTGAAACAGGTTCAGACTGAGTTAGTTAAGCTAAATGAGCAAGAGCAAAAAATTAGTCTTTTGATGCAAAAATTAACTAATTTTAAACAGTATCAAGAACTAAAACGCAAATTAAAACCTCTCTCTTTTTCTAAAGAAAATTACGAAAGAGCTCAGGCTATTCGGAGTAAACTTGCGGACTTAACTAATGATGTTGATAATTTGAATATACAACTCCAAGAAATTGAAGCAAGTAGCGAACTAGCCGATAAGGATAAGATTCAAGCTTTGGTTGATCATAAGGCTGAAGTCCTTCATTGGGAGAGCGAAAGTAAAGATTTGCAAAGGCAAATTGAAACGACTAAGAAGGATCTACAGTCTTATGATCAATTTCAACCAGAAGCTGTTAAATTAAGTAAGTTGTCTAGTGAAGCAAGAGGGCAAATAAAGTCTGATTATCAAGCTTTAAGAGGTCAAAAACAGGAAGCTAATAATTTACCAGGAATTGTTTCATTAATCTTGTTAGTTGCGGGAATTTTTAGCGCAGTTGCAATCAGTAACTTATTTGTTCGCTTTCTAGGAGTAATGATTGCTTTGGGTGGCCTGGGTTTATTTGTTTGGACAAGACAAAAGAATGCCAAAGATGGTCAGCAAGAGCAAGAATTTATTGAAAAGTATGGCCTTGATCCAAATACAGTTGATTTAAATAGCTTATGGAATGAAGTAGTTCAAATTGAGTCTAAGAAGCAATTACTGATTCAATTAGATCAAGAACAAAAGTCTTTGAATGAAAAGGTTCAAGCTTTTGTTCAGAATTTATCTCCGCTTACTCAGAAAAAAATTCAGACTTTTTCTGATATTGTGAGTCAATTAAATTCACTGCAAAAATTACTTGATCAAAGTAATTTGGCTAAGCAGCACTTAAATGATTTAATAATTCAAGTACAAGATAAAAAGAATCAACTGGCTAAAAACAAGATTGAACTTTCTAAGCTGTTTGCAGCGAATAAGGTTGCTAACTTTGCCGAATTCACAGATTTGAAGAAAGAAGCAGAAGAGCAAGAACAGTTGAAGATGAAAATTGAAGCATTGAAAAATGACCTACAAGCTGATCTAGCTCAATTAGAAAAGATTGCTCAAGACCCAGCAGCATTGAAAGAAAATAAAGCTCAATTAGAAGAGCAAATTGCTTATAAGCAAGATCAAATTAATAATTTACATGCAGAAAATGCTAAACTTGAAAATCAGATGAATGTTTTAGCAAATTCAGATAAGTATTTTGCAGAAAAGCAAAAGTTAGCTGATCTTGAATCATCATTAAATGAAAATGTTAAAGAGTATCTGGCAAATCTATTGACTAGCAACTGGATTGCACGGGGGTTAGATTTAGCTTCAAATGAGCGTTTTCCTAAGATGCTTGAAGATGCTAAAAAGTACTTTAAGTTATTAACTGGTGGCAGATATGTGGATATTGAATTAGATAAAAAACTTAAAGTTAAGCGCGCAGATGGTAAAAAATTTGAAGTTGAATATCTGTCTCGCGGAACTAGTGAGCAATTATACTTTGCTTTGAAATTAGCCTTCGTTGAACAAGTTGCTGATAAGATCGCGTTGCCAATTTTAATTGATGATGCCTTTGTAAACTTTGATGCGCAAAGAACGAATTATATTGTTGAATTATTAAAAGAATTGGCTAAGAAGACGCAAGTTTTAATTTTTACGGCACGTCAAGATTTAGTAACTAATCTTGCGATGAAGCCAATAAGGATAGAAAAGGAATAA
- a CDS encoding metallophosphoesterase family protein, translated as MKFMHLADAHLDSPFQGLSFLPSNEFNNIKQSTQKSFIKAIDTALDQKVDLVLIAGDTFDSVHPSPQSQLFFSREVKRLTDQEIQVVMILGNHDYLNPDEMILPQTPYFKLLGPDEQVETVEFKTKSDFPYTVAGFSYQHNHIEVDKISEFPNKGDNFTFGLMHAGAKTTAAYQNVYAPFTTAEIKDLNYNYFALGHIHLRQTLSDKPPIVYSGNLQGRHINEQGAKGVYVGTVDESTKEISLNFVETAPIIWQMATLNLDQVISQTVLTKQIVEVLTKKNKHQTLFGLTIQGAQYLSEQELELVNDSDYWLQLANSLRFDSRPVKVYLTNNEKLQLKTADKEAFDQAENETFELDKIYSLANDLSKKSDYVADLLKQPEFIEEVKELAQVKLGQKLKDMDDETNPN; from the coding sequence ATGAAATTTATGCATTTGGCCGATGCGCATTTAGATAGTCCTTTTCAAGGACTATCTTTTTTGCCATCTAATGAGTTTAATAATATTAAACAGTCAACCCAAAAGTCGTTTATTAAAGCGATAGATACCGCACTAGATCAAAAGGTAGATTTAGTTTTAATTGCAGGTGATACTTTTGATTCGGTTCATCCGAGTCCACAAAGTCAGCTGTTCTTTAGTCGTGAGGTTAAAAGACTTACTGATCAAGAAATACAAGTTGTGATGATTTTAGGAAATCACGATTATTTAAATCCAGATGAAATGATTTTACCGCAAACGCCATATTTTAAACTTTTAGGTCCTGATGAACAGGTAGAAACTGTAGAGTTTAAGACTAAGTCTGACTTTCCTTATACAGTCGCCGGCTTTTCTTATCAACATAATCATATTGAAGTTGATAAGATTAGTGAGTTTCCCAACAAAGGGGATAATTTCACTTTTGGTTTAATGCACGCTGGAGCTAAGACTACTGCAGCTTATCAAAATGTCTACGCTCCATTTACCACAGCAGAAATTAAAGACCTAAATTATAATTACTTTGCCTTGGGGCATATTCATTTGCGCCAAACTTTGAGTGATAAGCCACCAATTGTTTATAGTGGTAATTTACAAGGCAGACACATTAATGAGCAGGGAGCAAAGGGCGTTTATGTCGGTACAGTAGATGAATCAACCAAAGAAATAAGCCTTAATTTTGTTGAAACAGCTCCAATTATCTGGCAAATGGCGACTTTGAATTTAGATCAAGTAATTTCTCAAACAGTTTTAACAAAACAAATAGTTGAAGTTTTAACTAAAAAGAATAAGCACCAGACTTTATTTGGTTTAACAATTCAAGGTGCCCAATACTTAAGTGAACAAGAGCTAGAATTGGTTAATGATAGTGATTATTGGCTTCAGCTTGCTAATTCTTTAAGGTTTGATTCGCGACCTGTGAAAGTTTATTTGACCAATAATGAAAAACTTCAACTTAAGACAGCTGATAAAGAAGCTTTTGATCAAGCGGAGAATGAAACGTTTGAACTAGATAAGATTTATTCTTTAGCTAATGATTTAAGCAAAAAGAGCGATTATGTTGCTGATCTTTTGAAACAGCCAGAATTTATTGAAGAAGTAAAAGAATTAGCACAAGTTAAATTGGGACAAAAGTTAAAGGATATGGATGATGAAACTAACCCAAATTAA
- a CDS encoding PBP1A family penicillin-binding protein, which translates to MHSQNHEFWHRVHLAIKNFNHRFQIWRWLILILLSCCLFVCTYYTVKVKTSNISNMKAALSTTTTIYDNKNQKAGSLYSQKGSFVELSQISPYIQDAVIATEDRTFYKNPGFSVKGMARAAISSVIHHGIVGGGSTLTQQLAKNALLTQKQTFSRKLEELFFAIEINRVYSKKDILTMYLNNAYFGNGVWGVQDAARRYFGKNASDVTVGEAATITGMLRSPSYYNPIDHMDNAISRRNVVLGLMADTGKISETQADNAKKTTLTLEDTFSQEDGYRYPYFFDAVVDEAIDRYGLKEEDVMNKGLKIYTTLDTGYQSALQDSFEESWNFPSNASDGTKVQGASVAMDPKTGAVRAIVGGRGQHVFRGYNRATQMKRQPGSTMKPLAVYSPALQSGYHYDSELSNKLQKFGKNGYEPKNVDNQYSNKIPMYEALAQSKNVPAVWLLDKIGVSKGVQSVENFGIHVNKSDQNLALALGGLSTGVSPMQMARAYSAFANEGNLPNQSYCITKITDASGNVIAQNKNPGSHRIISTNTAKEMTSMLLGVFTSGTGRSAQPANFRVAGKTGSTEVPDSYGFGTKDQWIVGYTPDVVLSTWVGFDKTDQNHYMEGISETGITHLYKSELERLLPYTSQTQFKEKSAQQISQDTGANSDWLGNIGKQVQKGINDTGSKFNEWYNNLKGLLGQ; encoded by the coding sequence ATGCATTCCCAAAATCACGAGTTTTGGCATCGCGTTCATTTAGCGATTAAAAACTTCAACCACCGTTTTCAAATTTGGCGTTGGTTAATTTTAATATTGCTGTCGTGTTGTTTGTTCGTTTGTACTTATTATACCGTTAAGGTAAAAACTTCAAACATCTCTAACATGAAGGCAGCTCTTTCTACTACAACTACTATTTATGATAATAAAAATCAAAAGGCGGGTTCGCTTTATTCGCAAAAAGGTTCTTTTGTAGAATTAAGTCAGATTTCGCCTTATATTCAAGATGCTGTGATTGCGACAGAAGACCGAACTTTTTATAAAAATCCTGGTTTTAGTGTTAAGGGAATGGCTAGAGCTGCCATAAGTAGTGTAATTCACCACGGTATTGTCGGTGGTGGTTCAACGCTAACGCAGCAGCTAGCAAAGAATGCCTTACTAACGCAAAAGCAGACTTTTTCTAGAAAATTAGAAGAGCTCTTTTTTGCAATCGAGATTAATCGTGTCTACTCTAAAAAAGATATTCTAACCATGTACTTGAACAACGCTTACTTTGGTAATGGTGTTTGGGGAGTTCAAGATGCTGCAAGGCGTTATTTTGGTAAAAATGCGAGCGATGTAACAGTAGGTGAAGCAGCTACTATTACCGGGATGCTGAGAAGTCCCAGTTATTATAATCCTATTGACCATATGGATAATGCAATTTCACGGCGTAATGTTGTGCTAGGCTTGATGGCTGATACAGGGAAGATCTCTGAGACTCAGGCTGATAATGCTAAAAAGACGACATTAACTTTAGAAGATACATTTTCTCAAGAAGATGGTTATCGCTATCCTTACTTCTTTGACGCAGTTGTGGATGAAGCAATTGATCGTTATGGCTTAAAAGAAGAAGATGTAATGAACAAGGGCTTAAAGATTTACACTACTCTTGATACTGGCTATCAAAGTGCCTTGCAAGACAGTTTTGAAGAAAGCTGGAATTTCCCGTCAAATGCTAGTGATGGAACCAAAGTTCAAGGTGCAAGCGTCGCAATGGATCCTAAGACGGGAGCTGTTCGAGCAATAGTTGGCGGAAGAGGGCAACATGTCTTTCGAGGCTATAATCGTGCCACGCAGATGAAGCGTCAGCCTGGTTCAACGATGAAGCCACTGGCTGTTTATTCGCCAGCTCTGCAAAGTGGCTATCACTACGATTCTGAACTTTCTAATAAATTACAAAAATTTGGCAAAAATGGTTATGAACCAAAAAATGTTGATAATCAATACTCAAATAAGATTCCAATGTATGAGGCTCTAGCACAAAGTAAAAATGTTCCAGCTGTTTGGTTATTAGACAAAATTGGTGTCAGCAAGGGTGTTCAATCTGTTGAAAACTTCGGCATTCATGTTAATAAGAGTGACCAAAACTTGGCTTTAGCTTTAGGTGGTTTGTCGACTGGTGTTTCTCCAATGCAGATGGCGAGAGCTTACAGCGCTTTTGCTAATGAAGGAAACTTGCCAAATCAGTCTTACTGTATTACTAAAATTACTGATGCTAGCGGGAATGTAATTGCTCAAAACAAGAATCCTGGCAGTCACCGAATAATTTCTACTAATACTGCAAAAGAAATGACCTCTATGCTTTTAGGCGTTTTCACTTCTGGTACTGGTAGATCAGCTCAGCCGGCAAACTTTAGAGTAGCTGGTAAAACTGGATCAACAGAGGTGCCAGATAGTTATGGCTTTGGTACGAAAGATCAATGGATTGTTGGTTATACTCCAGATGTTGTTTTGTCAACTTGGGTTGGTTTTGATAAGACGGATCAAAATCACTACATGGAAGGAATTTCTGAAACAGGAATTACGCACCTTTATAAGTCTGAGTTAGAACGCTTGCTGCCATATACTTCGCAAACGCAATTTAAGGAAAAGAGCGCTCAGCAAATTTCTCAAGATACAGGTGCAAATTCAGACTGGCTCGGTAATATTGGAAAACAAGTACAAAAAGGAATCAATGATACTGGGTCTAAGTTTAACGAATGGTATAATAACCTTAAAGGACTTTTAGGTCAGTAA
- a CDS encoding serine hydrolase domain-containing protein — protein MHHKKIIFYIFLALCMFSVFLFIVPSGSRIDPGLKNSQRQLKNYMKSNHINGVMLVSGKDGKPVVIKNNETSNKNDIVNVDQLFPTASLQKIMTGTAIYNLQQKKELGWNTTLSKYYPQVSGSSDITIRELMNHTSGLINNARPSEPLKNQEEQIAYMLKYMQNDHLHTWDYQDVDYELLAAIISKESHLSYNDYIQKNFAKPLKLHQIKDYSEVKQNEVSQPMSSNVDWHKVVVTTSSDFGAGNLFISPNDYWKFVYNKVLKDPKMINEYAQQARRQAVAYYGGVYFKGDVIRAEGSIPGYNSCFVANYRTKEMIMLFSNNINYLTLKKASDYLLRHYMGTGLF, from the coding sequence ATGCATCATAAAAAAATTATCTTCTATATCTTTTTGGCGCTCTGTATGTTTTCAGTGTTTTTATTTATTGTACCTTCAGGAAGCAGGATAGATCCTGGACTTAAAAACTCACAAAGACAGCTTAAAAATTACATGAAATCGAATCATATCAATGGTGTGATGCTCGTTAGCGGAAAAGACGGAAAACCTGTTGTCATTAAGAATAATGAAACGTCTAACAAAAATGACATAGTAAATGTGGATCAACTATTTCCAACTGCTTCCTTGCAAAAGATTATGACAGGAACTGCAATTTATAATTTGCAGCAAAAAAAGGAGCTTGGTTGGAATACGACTTTATCTAAATATTATCCACAAGTTTCAGGCAGCAGCGATATAACGATTCGTGAATTGATGAATCATACAAGTGGATTGATTAATAATGCTCGTCCATCTGAACCGCTTAAAAATCAAGAAGAACAAATTGCTTATATGCTTAAATATATGCAAAACGATCACCTTCATACGTGGGACTATCAAGATGTAGACTACGAGTTATTAGCAGCAATTATCAGTAAGGAAAGTCATTTGAGCTATAACGACTATATTCAAAAAAATTTTGCTAAGCCATTAAAATTGCACCAAATTAAGGATTATTCTGAAGTTAAGCAAAATGAAGTTTCTCAACCAATGAGTAGCAATGTTGACTGGCATAAGGTAGTTGTTACGACATCATCTGATTTTGGAGCAGGAAACTTATTTATATCACCTAATGATTATTGGAAGTTTGTGTATAACAAAGTGTTAAAAGATCCTAAGATGATTAATGAATATGCTCAGCAAGCTAGACGTCAGGCAGTCGCTTACTATGGCGGGGTCTACTTCAAGGGGGATGTTATCCGAGCAGAAGGAAGTATTCCAGGATATAATTCTTGTTTTGTCGCAAACTATAGAACGAAAGAAATGATTATGCTGTTTTCTAATAATATTAATTACTTAACATTAAAGAAAGCATCTGATTATTTGCTTCGTCATTATATGGGGACGGGACTATTTTAA